A single region of the Ptychodera flava strain L36383 chromosome 9, AS_Pfla_20210202, whole genome shotgun sequence genome encodes:
- the LOC139141164 gene encoding peroxisomal carnitine O-octanoyltransferase-like, producing the protein METNTEVKEKTFQYQDSLPSLPVPPLQQSLDKYLESVKPFVTEEEYKHTEKVVREFGDGVGKELQAKLEERGKEHRNWLETWWEECAYLQSREPISVTVNYGGPYPFHEDIWPPQPGTQLQRMAMLLWSYAKLWLAFRREEFPVDRARALGNKPMCMSQYRNLFNICRIPGVKNDTLRRSFKTESKGDCPCNIVIFRKGYIFSVNIVADGNPVTPAELYKQLEYIKTQCEERPTGPGVGALTGWDRTSWAEARQYLIDLDPQNKKSLDVIETSIIVMVMDIDNAPTTATQIATLSICGPDVYNRWFDKASCIINYSNGVMGTNCDHSPTDAIAAIYGANYLHEILRNTDVTWTERPAPERDLPPPEEVKFIVDEKIKKDIRLSAEHYLERASNLDVLFQSYDSYGKSLIRAFQMHPDTFVQQVLQLAYFKVHRKPAPTYETATTRQFYHGRTDTVRSCTQEVVNWCKAMADPKTPIPVKLDLFKKSVKKHSQLMLEAVNGQAFDRHFLGLQILAQASGVPMPEIFQDTAWTKSGGNGQFVLSTSLVGYSQTIGGCAPLVHNGYGITYIILDKRLGFTVTAWKDNQETDVHKFYNAVVETLNGMRAMSSNHNI; encoded by the exons TAAAACCATTTGTTACTGAAGAAGAATATAAACACACTGAGAAAGTTGTGAGAGAGTTTGGAGATGGAGTTGGAAAAGAGCTGCAAGCTAAATTGGAGGAAAGAGGCAAAGAACACAGAAACTGG CTTGAAACTTGGTGGGAGGAGTGTGCATACCTGCAATCAAGGGAACCTATATCAGTCACAGTAAACTATGGTGGTCCCTACCCATTTCATGAAGACATCTGGCCTCCACAGCCTGGTACCCAGCTACAGAGAATGGCAATGCTGCTATGGTCATATGCTAAATTATGGCTGGCATTTAGAAG GGAGGAGTTTCCAGTGGACCGTGCCAGGGCACTTGGTAACAAACCAATGTGTATGAGCCAATATCGCAACCTTTTCAACATCTGTAGAATCCCAGGTGTAAAGAATGATACATTGAGGAGAAGTTTCAAAAcag AATCTAAAGGTGATTGTCCATGCAATATCGTCATCTTTCGTAAAGGTTATATATTTAGTGTCAATATCGTAGCTGACGGAAATCCTGTAACTCCAGCTGAACTCTACAA ACAGCTTGAGTACATCAAAACTCAGTGTGAAGAAAGACCTACTGGTCCCGGTGTTGGCGCCCTCACAGGATGGGATAGAACATCATGGGCTGAG GCAAGACAGTATCTAATTGACCTTGatccacaaaacaaaaaaagtttAGATGTCATAGAAACAAGCATTATCGTCATGGTGATGGACATTGACAATGCaccaacaacagcaacacag ATAGCAACTTTGTCAATCTGCGGACCTGATGTCTACAACCGATGGTTTGACAAAGCATCTTGCATCATCAACTACAGCAATGGAGTGATGGGAACCAACTGTGAC CATTCACCAACTGATGCCATTGCTGCTATATATGGTGCAAATTATTTGCATGAAATACTCAGAAACACTGATGTGACATGGACT GAAAGACCTGCTCCGGAGAGAGATTTACCTCCCCCAGAGGAGGTGAAATTTATTGTTGATGAGAAGATCAAAAAGGATATCAGACTTTCTGCTGAACATTATCTTGAGAGG gcaagTAACTTGGATGTGCTTTTCCAGAGTTATGATTCATATGGAAAATCCCTTATCCGGGCTTTCCAGATGCATCCGGACACTTTTGTGCAACAAGTCCTGCAGCTAGCTTACTTTAAAGTCCATAGAAA ACCAGCTCCTACCTATGAGACTGCCACAACCAGACAGTTCTACCATGGACGAACAGACACTGTCAGATCATGCACACAGGAAGTGGTGAATTGGTGCAAGGCCATGGCTGACCCTAAAACACCT ATTCCTGTGaaattagatttgttcaaaaaatcggTGAAAAAACACAGTCAACTAATGTTAGAAGCTGTGAATGGCCAGGCATTCGACAGACACTTTCTCGGTTTGCAAATCTTGGCACAAGCCAGTGGAGTGCCCATGCCGGAGATATTCCAAGATACTGCCTGGACAAAGAG TGGTGGAAATGGCCAGTTTGTTCTGTCTACCAGTTTAGTTGGCTACTCTCAGACAATAGGTGGGTGTGCCCCATTGGTACACAATGGATACGGGATTACTTATATCATCCTTGATAAAAG ACTTGGTTTCACAGTGACAGCTTGGAAAGACAACCAAGAGACTGATGTTCACAAATTCTACAACGCTGTGGTGGAAACTCTCAATGGCATGAGAGCAATGTCCAGCAACCATAATATATAA